In Pedobacter sp. SL55, the following proteins share a genomic window:
- a CDS encoding zinc metallopeptidase — METYLILIVPILLLSMFVQWRFRNKFAKYAEMQLNSGFSGKEVAEKMLHDNGIYNVKVLSSEGQLTDHYNPSDMTVNLSTDVYYGRSVAAAAVAAHECGHAIQHAKSYTWLQFRSSMVPVVSISSNLLQWVLLIGVLLIGFTGNPIVLGVGVVGLAVITLFSIVTLPVEFDASNRALLWLKNNQGVMQTAEENTQAKDALWWAAMTYVVAALGALANLLYYASMLFGRSRE, encoded by the coding sequence ATGGAAACTTATTTAATATTGATTGTTCCGATACTTCTGCTTAGTATGTTTGTACAGTGGCGTTTCAGAAATAAGTTCGCGAAATATGCCGAAATGCAACTTAACTCAGGTTTTTCGGGCAAAGAGGTAGCAGAAAAAATGCTACACGATAATGGAATTTACAATGTAAAAGTACTCAGTTCAGAAGGTCAGCTTACCGATCATTATAATCCGAGCGATATGACTGTAAACTTAAGTACAGATGTTTATTACGGACGAAGCGTTGCAGCCGCCGCTGTTGCCGCACACGAATGCGGCCATGCGATACAGCATGCAAAAAGCTATACTTGGTTACAATTTAGATCTAGCATGGTACCTGTAGTAAGTATTTCATCTAATTTATTGCAATGGGTATTGTTAATAGGCGTTTTGCTTATCGGTTTTACCGGTAATCCAATTGTTTTAGGTGTGGGTGTAGTAGGTTTAGCAGTAATTACGTTATTTAGTATTGTAACCTTGCCCGTAGAGTTTGATGCCAGTAACCGAGCGTTGCTTTGGCTAAAAAACAACCAAGGCGTAATGCAAACAGCCGAAGAAAATACACAAGCTAAAGATGCTTTATGGTGGGCCGCTATGACTTACGTAGTAGCTGCGCTGGGTGCACTGGCCAACTTGTTATATTACGCTTCTATGCTATTTGGACGAAGTAGGGAGTAA
- a CDS encoding NAD(P)/FAD-dependent oxidoreductase produces MQATNLSYWEKANFYRSDVLIVGSGIVGLNAAIIIKKQQPNLSVSILERGFLPSGASTKNAGFACFGSLSELVEQEKICGTNALHQLIGKRWKGLQKLRSMVGDTKLDLQINGGFELFKPQDFTLSEKCVSKISHFNELIKDITSNDSVFNTAHQQINSFGFDGIDCLIENKLEAQLDPGKMIKALVEIASSLGVVILSNCTVNQFEQEENRILVATSQGNFKTKKLLFCTNAFANQLIPDLQLKPGRGQVLITKPIENLKLKGTFHYDKGYYYFRNVGNRVLLGGGRNLDFFTEETHQFGETPLVQNTLLRLLKEVILPYTAFEIEQKWSGIMAFGPELSPIIEEVKPNVFCAVRCNGMGIAIGSQTGEEAGEMVLRSF; encoded by the coding sequence ATGCAAGCCACCAACTTATCTTATTGGGAAAAAGCTAATTTTTACCGTTCCGATGTGCTCATCGTTGGTAGCGGAATAGTTGGTTTAAATGCAGCCATAATTATTAAAAAGCAGCAGCCAAATCTAAGTGTAAGCATATTAGAAAGAGGTTTTTTGCCTTCTGGAGCAAGTACTAAGAATGCTGGTTTTGCCTGTTTTGGTAGCCTATCAGAACTGGTAGAACAAGAAAAAATTTGTGGTACCAACGCTCTGCATCAACTCATTGGCAAACGCTGGAAAGGGCTGCAAAAATTACGCTCAATGGTTGGCGATACCAAACTAGACCTACAAATTAATGGTGGTTTTGAGCTTTTTAAACCACAAGATTTTACTTTGAGCGAAAAATGTGTATCAAAAATTAGCCATTTTAACGAGTTAATTAAGGATATTACCAGTAATGATAGTGTCTTTAATACAGCTCATCAGCAAATTAATTCTTTTGGGTTTGATGGTATAGATTGCCTAATTGAGAATAAACTGGAAGCGCAGCTAGATCCAGGAAAGATGATTAAAGCATTGGTTGAAATTGCTAGTTCATTGGGCGTAGTGATATTAAGCAATTGTACTGTCAATCAGTTTGAGCAAGAAGAAAACCGCATTTTAGTGGCTACTTCGCAAGGTAATTTTAAAACTAAAAAACTGCTGTTTTGTACCAATGCTTTTGCTAATCAGCTCATTCCAGATTTACAGTTAAAACCTGGCCGTGGACAAGTTTTAATTACCAAACCTATCGAAAACCTGAAATTGAAAGGTACTTTTCATTACGATAAAGGCTACTATTATTTTAGAAATGTAGGCAATAGGGTTTTACTTGGCGGTGGTAGAAACTTGGATTTTTTTACTGAAGAAACCCATCAGTTTGGCGAAACCCCATTGGTGCAAAACACTTTACTACGCTTGCTGAAAGAAGTAATTTTGCCATATACGGCTTTCGAAATTGAACAAAAATGGAGCGGAATTATGGCTTTTGGCCCAGAACTTTCGCCAATTATTGAAGAAGTAAAGCCTAATGTGTTTTGTGCCGTACGTTGCAACGGAATGGGTATTGCTATTGGCAGCCAAACCGGCGAAGAAGCAGGAGAAATGGTGTTAAGGAGTTTTTAA
- the purU gene encoding formyltetrahydrofolate deformylase encodes MNKLLVLIQCKDEVGLVANITRILANHKLNIIAMREFVDEEEQRFFARISCGNLIENAEELKLELQNALPKNALIEVVPKADKSIAVLVTKEFHCLSDILIRNYFKTLGAEVKCVIGNYENLKELSEKLDVPFHYISHENISKEEFESAIIAQLDQYELDYIVLAKFMRIISPSFVAKYKHQIINIHHSFLPAFIGASPYQQAFKRGVKIIGATAHFVTNDLDEGPIINQQTIHVNHTYGAKQMAIAGREIEKSVLSKALELVFDDRVFVVGNKTVVFE; translated from the coding sequence ATGAATAAGCTTTTAGTTTTAATACAATGTAAAGATGAAGTGGGCTTGGTAGCCAATATCACTCGTATTTTGGCAAACCACAAGCTCAATATCATCGCTATGCGTGAGTTTGTAGATGAAGAAGAACAACGTTTTTTTGCTAGGATTTCTTGTGGCAACCTCATAGAAAATGCGGAAGAATTAAAATTAGAATTACAAAACGCATTGCCAAAAAATGCTTTGATAGAGGTAGTACCCAAAGCAGATAAAAGTATTGCGGTATTGGTAACTAAGGAGTTTCATTGTTTGTCGGATATTTTGATAAGAAATTATTTTAAAACGCTAGGAGCAGAGGTTAAATGTGTAATTGGTAACTATGAAAATTTAAAAGAACTTTCAGAAAAGCTAGATGTGCCATTCCACTACATCTCTCACGAGAATATCTCTAAAGAAGAGTTTGAAAGTGCAATTATAGCACAGCTAGATCAGTATGAATTGGACTATATTGTATTGGCGAAATTCATGCGGATCATTTCGCCTAGTTTTGTGGCCAAGTACAAGCATCAAATTATCAATATACACCATTCGTTTTTGCCAGCTTTTATTGGCGCTAGTCCGTACCAGCAGGCTTTTAAACGCGGTGTAAAAATTATTGGTGCAACGGCACATTTTGTTACTAACGATTTAGACGAAGGTCCAATCATTAATCAGCAAACCATACACGTAAACCATACTTATGGTGCTAAGCAAATGGCTATTGCTGGTAGAGAAATTGAAAAATCGGTGTTAAGCAAAGCTTTGGAGTTGGTGTTTGATGATCGGGTTTTTGTAGTGGGTAACAAGACCGTAGTTTTTGAGTAA
- a CDS encoding DNA recombination protein RmuC has product MEIIIVALLAIIIIFLVVLLTKKSSKPNEQELPAVAILKDENQRLQQELTQLRANYINENNRATRAEENLKAQREIAFKQQQNLEELQQRFNIEFSNIANKILDEKSAKFTLQNQSNLDQILNPLKANIKAFEEKVDKVYQTEAAERSQLKGVIFQLMDQSKQIQTDANNLTKALKGDNKKQGSWGEIILERVLETSGLVKDREYTIQKSLNNSEGERFQPDVVINLPDDKNLIVDAKISLVAYERMINAETEEEKTLYLKQHLISIKNHIDGLSAKNYQHLYAINSPDFVLLFIPIEASFSVTVQADTELFNYAWNKKVVLVSPTTLLATLRTIASIWKVDRQNKNVFEIAKEAGGLYDKFVGFIKDMEDIERSLTNSQKAYNEAFKKLQYGSGNLITRAEKIKKLGAKTNKQIDQKFLDSEDL; this is encoded by the coding sequence ATGGAAATCATTATTGTTGCTTTATTGGCAATCATTATTATTTTTTTGGTGGTTTTGCTTACCAAAAAATCGAGTAAACCAAATGAGCAAGAATTACCTGCTGTGGCTATTCTAAAAGATGAAAATCAACGTTTGCAGCAAGAACTTACCCAATTAAGAGCCAATTATATTAATGAAAATAACAGGGCTACCCGTGCCGAAGAAAACCTAAAAGCACAACGCGAAATTGCCTTTAAACAGCAACAAAATTTAGAAGAACTACAGCAAAGGTTTAATATAGAATTTTCCAATATCGCCAACAAAATTTTAGATGAAAAATCGGCGAAGTTTACTTTGCAAAACCAAAGCAATTTAGATCAAATTCTTAATCCGCTAAAAGCAAATATCAAAGCTTTTGAAGAGAAAGTAGATAAAGTTTACCAGACCGAGGCAGCCGAACGTAGCCAACTGAAAGGTGTTATTTTTCAGTTGATGGATCAAAGTAAACAGATACAAACCGATGCCAATAATTTAACCAAGGCCCTAAAAGGAGATAATAAAAAACAGGGCAGTTGGGGCGAAATTATCTTGGAAAGAGTGTTGGAAACATCGGGCTTGGTTAAAGACAGAGAATATACCATCCAAAAAAGCTTAAATAACAGCGAGGGCGAACGTTTTCAACCTGATGTGGTCATCAACCTTCCCGACGATAAAAATTTGATTGTAGACGCTAAAATATCGTTGGTAGCCTATGAAAGAATGATTAATGCAGAAACCGAAGAGGAAAAAACGCTTTACCTTAAACAGCACCTAATTTCTATCAAAAATCATATCGATGGTTTGTCGGCTAAAAATTATCAGCATTTGTATGCCATTAACTCGCCAGATTTTGTCTTGTTATTTATACCCATTGAGGCTTCTTTTAGTGTAACTGTGCAGGCAGATACCGAACTTTTTAATTATGCTTGGAATAAAAAAGTGGTTTTGGTTAGCCCTACCACGCTATTAGCCACTTTACGCACCATTGCCAGCATTTGGAAAGTAGACAGACAAAACAAAAACGTATTTGAAATTGCTAAAGAAGCTGGCGGTTTGTATGACAAATTTGTTGGTTTTATTAAAGATATGGAAGATATAGAAAGGAGTTTAACAAATTCGCAAAAAGCTTATAACGAAGCTTTTAAAAAACTACAATATGGCTCTGGAAACCTAATTACTAGAGCCGAGAAAATAAAAAAGCTTGGTGCCAAAACAAACAAACAGATAGATCAAAAATTTTTAGATAGCGAAGACTTATAG
- the thiL gene encoding thiamine-phosphate kinase, which yields MFENKERTSLEELGEFGLIKHLTDHFKVKHESSVKGVGDDAAVLDFKDKQTLISTDLLLEGIHFDLSYVPLMHLGYKAVQVNLSDIYAMNGIATQITVSLGVSSKFPLEAIEEIYKGIELACNKFNIDLIGGDTSASKQGLVISITSIGYAAKEDVTYRNGAGEGDLLCVSGDLGGAYVGLQILEREKQVFLENPQIQPDLEGKDYIIERQLKPEGRRDVVDLLAQLKIKPTSMIDVSDGLASEILHIATQSDKGCTIYEDKLPIDPVTYETARELGLDPTVCALNGGEDYELLFTIKQSDYEKLKNDVDISIIGHITDKNSGVKMISKSDVVHELKAQGWNAFKG from the coding sequence ATGTTCGAGAATAAAGAGCGTACTTCATTAGAAGAATTAGGAGAATTTGGACTGATTAAACACTTAACAGATCACTTTAAAGTTAAGCATGAAAGTTCGGTTAAAGGAGTTGGCGATGATGCTGCAGTGCTTGATTTTAAGGATAAACAGACTTTAATCTCTACAGATTTATTGCTAGAAGGTATACATTTTGACCTTTCTTACGTTCCGTTAATGCACTTAGGTTACAAAGCGGTGCAGGTTAATTTAAGCGATATTTATGCCATGAATGGTATAGCAACGCAGATTACTGTATCCTTGGGGGTTTCTAGTAAGTTTCCCTTAGAAGCTATCGAAGAAATTTACAAAGGTATTGAGTTGGCCTGCAATAAATTTAATATAGATTTAATTGGCGGCGATACTTCGGCAAGCAAGCAAGGTTTGGTCATTAGCATTACTAGCATCGGCTATGCCGCAAAAGAAGATGTAACCTACAGAAATGGTGCCGGCGAAGGCGATTTACTTTGCGTTTCTGGCGATTTGGGCGGTGCTTATGTGGGCTTGCAAATTTTAGAAAGAGAAAAGCAGGTTTTCTTAGAAAATCCGCAAATTCAGCCAGATTTAGAAGGTAAAGATTACATCATAGAACGCCAATTAAAACCCGAAGGACGTAGGGATGTGGTAGATTTATTAGCTCAATTAAAGATCAAACCTACTTCAATGATAGACGTTTCGGATGGTTTAGCTTCTGAAATTTTGCATATTGCCACGCAAAGCGATAAAGGCTGTACCATTTACGAAGATAAATTACCAATTGATCCCGTAACTTACGAAACCGCTAGAGAATTGGGTCTAGACCCAACGGTTTGTGCACTCAATGGCGGCGAAGATTACGAATTGCTTTTTACCATTAAACAATCCGATTACGAAAAGCTTAAGAATGATGTAGATATCAGTATCATTGGTCATATCACTGATAAAAACTCGGGTGTAAAAATGATATCAAAATCTGATGTAGTACATGAGCTAAAAGCACAAGGATGGAACGCTTTTAAAGGATAA
- a CDS encoding S41 family peptidase encodes MLITAVSFAACSSVKDYNFAITEKKHSIESLRQDVELAHQILKDGHPGLYWYISKNQLDFKFDSLKNAINEPLTTNQFYQQLSPVVAAIKCGHTALRFPSVIVKDKAERETAKNKVYPLHQFTYAVADDKLIVINNKSKNRQIKTGSEILEIDGLAPKEIFNIVSTGFSYDGYNSLSRNKRIERNFASLYKIYFSEQDSVAIKFKTDSAVINTFVSFYDKKKDAEEKKKLDSAKNVAKAPVKKIKETLKHRGAKVNGEYQLDFKFLDQEKDIAYLKIKSFSVAGANFTLFYKQVFDSISLSKSKNLVIDIRNNPGGLLSSSLDLFAYLTDKEFVYLAKPINNGGFNADKYQTGLKKLRYYLTGFNDNSNIYEDKEGNFFSFMKGYQPQKPHKNNYKGKVYVLINEFSFSASSLLSANLKGINRATFVGIETGGGFNQCTAGRMPVVTLKNSKLALRFGLNRMAPIYQQDLYGRGVFPDVEIQSTLKDRISNYDRELQWILTDIKGKI; translated from the coding sequence TTGTTAATAACTGCAGTTTCGTTTGCTGCTTGCTCTTCTGTAAAGGATTATAATTTTGCCATTACAGAGAAAAAGCACAGCATAGAAAGTTTACGGCAAGATGTAGAGCTAGCTCATCAAATTTTAAAAGATGGACACCCAGGTTTGTATTGGTATATTTCAAAAAATCAACTCGATTTTAAATTCGATAGCTTAAAAAATGCTATTAATGAACCACTTACAACTAATCAATTTTATCAACAACTTTCGCCAGTAGTTGCTGCCATTAAATGTGGGCATACGGCTTTACGTTTTCCATCGGTAATTGTAAAAGATAAAGCAGAACGAGAAACTGCGAAAAATAAAGTTTATCCGCTCCATCAGTTTACTTATGCAGTTGCTGATGATAAATTGATAGTGATTAACAACAAAAGTAAAAACAGGCAAATAAAAACAGGTAGCGAGATTTTGGAGATCGATGGTTTGGCTCCAAAAGAGATATTCAACATTGTTTCCACAGGTTTTAGTTATGATGGGTATAACTCACTATCAAGAAATAAGCGGATAGAAAGAAATTTTGCAAGTCTTTACAAAATCTATTTTTCAGAGCAAGATAGTGTAGCCATCAAGTTTAAAACTGATAGTGCAGTGATCAACACTTTTGTTTCTTTTTATGATAAGAAGAAAGATGCTGAAGAAAAAAAGAAATTAGATTCGGCTAAAAATGTTGCGAAAGCACCTGTTAAAAAGATAAAAGAAACGCTAAAACATAGAGGTGCGAAAGTAAATGGAGAATATCAGCTAGATTTTAAATTTTTAGACCAAGAAAAAGATATTGCTTACCTAAAAATTAAGAGTTTTAGTGTAGCTGGTGCTAATTTTACACTTTTTTATAAACAGGTTTTCGATAGTATCTCTTTATCAAAAAGTAAGAATTTAGTCATAGATATTAGGAACAATCCTGGTGGACTTTTGAGCTCTAGTTTGGACTTGTTTGCATACTTAACAGATAAAGAATTTGTGTATTTAGCTAAGCCAATTAACAACGGTGGTTTTAATGCAGACAAATATCAAACTGGCTTAAAAAAATTGAGGTATTACCTTACTGGCTTTAACGATAACAGTAATATTTATGAAGATAAGGAAGGTAACTTCTTTTCTTTCATGAAAGGATATCAACCTCAAAAGCCTCACAAAAATAATTACAAAGGCAAGGTATATGTATTGATAAACGAATTTAGTTTTTCTGCATCTTCTTTGCTAAGTGCTAATTTAAAAGGAATAAATAGAGCTACTTTTGTAGGTATAGAAACCGGCGGCGGATTTAATCAATGTACAGCTGGTAGAATGCCAGTAGTTACTTTGAAAAATAGTAAATTAGCTTTAAGGTTCGGATTAAACAGGATGGCTCCTATTTATCAACAAGATTTGTATGGTAGAGGCGTTTTTCCAGACGTAGAAATACAATCGACCTTAAAAGATAGAATAAGTAACTACGATAGAGAGTTACAATGGATTTTAACAGATATTAAAGGAAAAATATAA
- the nadA gene encoding quinolinate synthase NadA: protein MEILEELNRKGYVEEKIDPTLDLFAEIERLKKEKNAIILAHYYQDPDIQDIADYIGDSLGLSQEAAKTEADVIVFAGVHFMAETAKILSPQKKVLLPDLKAGCSLADSCPPHLFKKFKEKYPDHLVITYVNCTAELKALSDIVCTSTNAVQIVESLPKDQKIIFGPDKNLGAWVAKKTGRDLVLWNGACMVHEIFSREKITKLKERHPNAKFIAHPECEESVLQMADYIGSTTGLLKYSINSDAKEFIVATESGIIHQMQKACQDKTFIPAPPTNACACNDCPYMKRNTLEKLYLCIKNGMPEVTVPANIIEEARKPIERMLAISAQLGL, encoded by the coding sequence ATGGAAATTTTAGAAGAACTGAATAGAAAAGGTTACGTAGAAGAAAAAATAGATCCAACGTTGGATTTATTTGCGGAAATAGAGCGACTAAAAAAAGAAAAAAATGCGATTATTTTAGCGCATTATTATCAAGATCCTGATATACAAGATATTGCAGATTACATTGGCGACAGTTTAGGTTTATCGCAAGAAGCTGCTAAAACAGAAGCTGATGTGATTGTTTTTGCTGGCGTGCATTTTATGGCAGAAACAGCCAAAATTTTATCGCCACAAAAAAAGGTTTTATTGCCTGATTTAAAAGCTGGATGTTCGTTGGCAGACAGTTGTCCACCGCATTTGTTTAAAAAGTTTAAGGAGAAATATCCTGATCATTTGGTAATTACCTATGTGAATTGTACCGCTGAGCTGAAGGCTTTGAGTGACATTGTGTGTACATCAACAAATGCGGTACAAATTGTGGAAAGCTTGCCAAAAGATCAAAAAATTATCTTTGGTCCGGATAAAAACTTAGGTGCTTGGGTAGCCAAAAAAACAGGTAGAGATCTAGTTTTGTGGAATGGCGCTTGTATGGTGCATGAAATTTTTTCTCGTGAAAAAATCACGAAACTAAAAGAGCGTCACCCGAATGCGAAGTTTATTGCACATCCAGAGTGTGAAGAATCTGTGTTGCAAATGGCAGATTACATTGGTTCTACCACCGGATTGTTGAAATACAGCATCAACAGTGATGCAAAAGAATTCATTGTAGCTACAGAAAGTGGAATTATCCACCAAATGCAGAAGGCTTGTCAAGATAAAACTTTTATTCCGGCCCCTCCTACCAACGCTTGTGCCTGTAACGATTGTCCTTACATGAAACGCAATACTTTAGAAAAACTCTACTTGTGTATCAAAAACGGAATGCCAGAAGTTACTGTACCAGCAAATATCATTGAAGAAGCTAGAAAACCCATTGAAAGAATGTTAGCAATTTCTGCACAATTGGGCTTGTAG
- the nadB gene encoding L-aspartate oxidase produces the protein MKKVNFLVIGSGIAGLSFALKAAKYGKVLIVTKSNEDESNTKYAQGGVAVVVDKSDSFEKHIQDTLIAGDGLCDKDIVEIVVKEGPERIQEIIDYGINFDRNNAGVYDLAKEGGHSEHRVLHYKDVTGYEIESVLLKQIHQNENIEILTHYFCLELITQHHLGKHVDKSSTDINCYGIYAFNTENNHVEKILANVTVLASGGAGHIYANTTNPVIATGDGMAMVYRAKGKVRNMEFIQFHPTALYHPGEYPSFLISEAVRGFGGVLRRRNGEEFMYEYDERGSLAPRDIVARAIDNEMKKSGDDFVYLDITMRKKADILTHFPNIYAKCLSIGIDMTKDYIPVTPACHYMCGGVLVDENGKSSINNLYACGEVSSTGLHGANRLASNSLLEATVFAHRIFLSAIETYQHNVIPDNIPEWDDKGVIQSNEDILVTHNLRETQKIMSDYVGIVRSDFRLDRALRRLYLLFEETEEFYKNNKVSVKLCELRNVIQVAYMVIKSAKARKESRGLHYTTDYPQHASELVDTII, from the coding sequence ATGAAGAAAGTCAATTTTTTAGTCATAGGATCGGGGATAGCGGGATTAAGTTTTGCACTTAAAGCAGCTAAATATGGTAAGGTACTGATAGTTACCAAATCTAACGAAGACGAATCCAATACGAAGTATGCCCAGGGTGGTGTAGCTGTAGTTGTGGATAAGTCCGATTCCTTCGAAAAACATATACAAGATACGCTAATTGCGGGAGATGGTTTGTGTGATAAGGATATTGTGGAAATCGTAGTAAAAGAAGGGCCAGAGCGTATTCAAGAGATTATTGATTATGGAATTAACTTCGATAGAAATAATGCTGGCGTTTATGATTTGGCAAAAGAAGGAGGACATTCTGAACACAGAGTGCTTCATTATAAGGATGTTACAGGTTACGAAATTGAAAGTGTTTTGTTGAAGCAAATCCATCAGAATGAGAATATAGAGATCTTAACCCATTATTTCTGTTTAGAACTAATTACTCAACATCACTTGGGTAAACATGTGGATAAAAGTAGTACAGATATTAATTGTTATGGTATTTATGCTTTTAACACTGAAAATAACCATGTAGAAAAGATTTTGGCCAACGTTACTGTGTTGGCAAGTGGTGGAGCTGGGCATATTTATGCAAATACTACCAATCCAGTTATTGCCACAGGCGATGGTATGGCGATGGTTTACCGTGCAAAAGGTAAAGTGAGAAATATGGAATTTATCCAATTTCATCCAACAGCTTTGTATCATCCAGGAGAGTATCCTTCCTTCTTAATATCTGAAGCGGTTAGGGGATTTGGTGGTGTTTTACGTAGGAGAAATGGCGAAGAATTTATGTACGAATACGATGAACGTGGTTCTTTAGCTCCTCGTGATATCGTAGCTCGTGCTATAGATAATGAAATGAAAAAATCGGGCGATGATTTTGTGTATTTAGACATTACAATGCGCAAGAAAGCGGATATTTTGACTCATTTTCCTAACATTTACGCCAAATGTTTATCTATTGGTATAGATATGACTAAAGATTATATACCGGTAACGCCAGCTTGCCATTACATGTGTGGAGGGGTTTTGGTAGATGAAAACGGAAAATCATCTATTAACAATTTATATGCTTGTGGCGAGGTTTCGTCAACTGGTTTACATGGTGCTAATCGTTTGGCTTCCAATTCATTATTAGAAGCTACTGTTTTTGCACATCGTATTTTCTTATCAGCGATAGAGACTTATCAACATAATGTGATTCCAGATAACATTCCAGAATGGGATGATAAAGGTGTAATTCAATCTAACGAAGATATTCTGGTTACACACAATTTGAGAGAAACTCAGAAAATTATGAGTGATTATGTCGGTATCGTACGCTCTGATTTTAGGCTGGATAGGGCCTTAAGGAGGTTGTATCTATTGTTCGAAGAAACAGAAGAATTTTATAAAAATAATAAGGTATCAGTGAAGTTATGTGAGTTACGTAACGTGATTCAGGTGGCGTATATGGTAATTAAATCGGCCAAAGCCAGGAAAGAAAGTAGGGGATTACATTATACCACAGATTATCCACAACATGCAAGCGAATTGGTTGATACTATCATCTAG
- a CDS encoding gamma carbonic anhydrase family protein — protein sequence MSIILPVKGVNPQFGSDCFIAPNATIVGDVKVGKNCSIWFNAVVRGDVNSITIGNESNIQDGAVIHATYLKAATIIGNRVNVGHNAIVHGCTVKDNVLIGMGAIVMDNAVVDEYCIIAAGAVVLENTICESGYIYAGTPAKKIKPITEEQRALLNKLPDNYIMYADWFK from the coding sequence ATGTCTATTATATTACCAGTAAAAGGAGTTAATCCACAGTTTGGAAGTGATTGTTTTATAGCTCCTAATGCCACAATTGTTGGCGATGTTAAAGTAGGAAAAAACTGTTCCATTTGGTTTAATGCCGTAGTTAGGGGAGATGTGAACAGTATAACTATTGGCAACGAAAGCAATATTCAAGATGGTGCAGTAATTCATGCTACTTATTTAAAAGCAGCAACAATTATTGGTAATAGAGTAAACGTGGGTCACAATGCAATTGTACACGGTTGTACGGTAAAAGACAATGTGTTAATAGGTATGGGTGCAATAGTAATGGATAATGCGGTTGTTGATGAATATTGTATCATAGCTGCTGGAGCTGTGGTTTTAGAGAATACCATTTGCGAGAGTGGTTATATCTACGCTGGTACTCCTGCAAAAAAAATAAAGCCCATTACTGAAGAGCAACGGGCTTTATTGAATAAACTGCCTGATAATTATATCATGTATGCAGATTGGTTTAAGTAG